The following proteins come from a genomic window of Paramisgurnus dabryanus chromosome 19, PD_genome_1.1, whole genome shotgun sequence:
- the hsf1 gene encoding heat shock factor protein 1 isoform X1 — MMEYHSVGPGGVMVTGNNVPAFLTKLWTLVEDPDTDLLICWSQNGTSFHVFDQGRFSKEVLPKYFKHNNMASFVRQLNMYGFRKVVHIEQGGLVKPEKDDTEFQHPYFIRGQEHLLENIKRKVTTVSNIKHEDMKINTDDVSKIITDVQLMKGKQESMDSKICTLKHENEALWREVASLRQKHSQQQKVVNKLIQFLLTLARSNRVLGVKRKIPLMLNDSSTTHSIPKYSRQFSLESSPAMSPSTTAFTGTGVFASEMPVNTGPIISDITELAQSNPVATEEWIEDRTSPLVHIKEEPSSPAHSPEVEELCPVEVEVEAASSIPVDTPLSPTTFINSILQESEPITAPSPPPIEQKCLSIACLDNYPQMSEICRFFSSLPTSSLHLRPHSGTELSDHLESIDHGLENLQQILNAQSINFDSSPLFDIFTSAAADVDLDSLASIQDLLSPDPVKETDSAADSSDSGKQLVQYTAQPLILPDPIATETTGNELPILLELEDDSYFETEPAEDPTMSLLNFSTSP; from the exons ATGATGGAGTATCACAGTGTCGGTCCAGGAGGAGTAATGGTTACTGGTAATAATGTACCTGCTTTTCTTACAAAACTCTGGACTCTGGTGGAGGATCCGGACACAGATCTGTTAATCTGCTGGAGTCAG AATGGAACCAGCTTCCATGTGTTTGACCAAGGCCGGTTCTCAAAAGAGGTTCTTCCGAAATACTTCAAGCACAATAATATGGCCAGTTTTGTTCGGCAGCTCAATATGT ATGGTTTCCGCAAAGTTGTCCACATCGAGCAGGGTGGGCTTGTAAAACCGGAGAAAGATGACACAGAATTCCAGCATCCGTATTTTATCCGTGGACAGGAGCATCTGCTGGAGAATATCAAGAGGAAGGTAACAACA GTGTCCAACATTAAGCACGAGGATATGAAGATCAACACCGATGACGTGTCCAAAATAATCACAGATGTCCAGCTCATGAAGGGCAAGCAGGAGTCGATGGATTCGAAAATCTGCACCCTTAAACA TGAGAATGAAGCTCTGTGGAGAGAAGTGGCCAGTCTTCGACAGAAACACTCTCAGCAGCAGAAAGTCGTCAATAAG CTCATTCAGTTTCTCCTCACACTGGCGCGATCCAACAGAGTCCTGGGAGTCAAGCGAAAGAT ACCTCTCATGTTGAATGACAGCAGTACCACACATTCGATTCCCAAATACTCCCGACAGTTTTCCCTGGAGTCTTCTCCTGCTATGTCT CCCTCCACTACAGCTTTCACAGGAACAGGCGTCTTCGCCTCTGAAATGCCTGTGAACACGGGGCCAATTATATCTGACATCACTGAACTTGCACAGTCCAACCCTGTGGCCACAGAAGAATGGATTGAAGACAg AACAAGCCCATTGGTTCACATCAAGGAGGAGCCGtctagccccgcccacagccctGAAGTAGAGGAGCTGTGTCCTGTCGAAGTGGAAGTAGAGGCGGCGTCAAGCATACCTGTggacacgcccctttctccCACAACCTTCATCAATTCAATCCTTCAGGAGAGCGAGCCCATCACGGCCCCGAGCCCACCGCCCATCGAGCAGAAGTGTCTGAGCATCGCTTGCTTGGACAA TTATCCTCAGATGTCTGAGATCTGTCGCTTTTTCTCCAGCCTCCCCACCTCTTCTCTTCACCTCAGGCCTCATTCCGG GACCGAACTCAGTGATCATCTGGAGAGCATCGATCACGGCTTGGAGAACCTTCAGCAGATCCTAAACGCTCAGTCTATTAATTTCGACAGCTCACCCTTGTTTGAT ATTTTCACATCTGCCGCCGCCGACGTGGATCTCGACAGCCTGGCCAGT ATCCAGGATCTTCTGTCTCCTGATCCAGTGAAAGAAACGGACTCCGCTGCAGACTCATCCGATTCAG GTAAGCAGTTAGTTCAGTACACGGCTCAGCCCCTCATTCTTCCCGACCCCATCGCCACGGAAACCACTGGGAATGAGTTGCCCATTCTTCTTGAGCTAGAGGATGACTCTTATTTTGAAACTGAACCTGCTGAAGATCCGACCATGTCACTTTTGAACTTCTCCACGTCCCCGTAA
- the hsf1 gene encoding heat shock factor protein 1 isoform X2, with protein MMEYHSVGPGGVMVTGNNVPAFLTKLWTLVEDPDTDLLICWSQNGTSFHVFDQGRFSKEVLPKYFKHNNMASFVRQLNMYGFRKVVHIEQGGLVKPEKDDTEFQHPYFIRGQEHLLENIKRKVTTVSNIKHEDMKINTDDVSKIITDVQLMKGKQESMDSKICTLKHENEALWREVASLRQKHSQQQKVVNKLIQFLLTLARSNRVLGVKRKIPLMLNDSSTTHSIPKYSRQFSLESSPAMSPSTTAFTGTGVFASEMPVNTGPIISDITELAQSNPVATEEWIEDRTSPLVHIKEEPSSPAHSPEVEELCPVEVEVEAASSIPVDTPLSPTTFINSILQESEPITAPSPPPIEQKCLSIACLDKTELSDHLESIDHGLENLQQILNAQSINFDSSPLFDIFTSAAADVDLDSLASIQDLLSPDPVKETDSAADSSDSGKQLVQYTAQPLILPDPIATETTGNELPILLELEDDSYFETEPAEDPTMSLLNFSTSP; from the exons ATGATGGAGTATCACAGTGTCGGTCCAGGAGGAGTAATGGTTACTGGTAATAATGTACCTGCTTTTCTTACAAAACTCTGGACTCTGGTGGAGGATCCGGACACAGATCTGTTAATCTGCTGGAGTCAG AATGGAACCAGCTTCCATGTGTTTGACCAAGGCCGGTTCTCAAAAGAGGTTCTTCCGAAATACTTCAAGCACAATAATATGGCCAGTTTTGTTCGGCAGCTCAATATGT ATGGTTTCCGCAAAGTTGTCCACATCGAGCAGGGTGGGCTTGTAAAACCGGAGAAAGATGACACAGAATTCCAGCATCCGTATTTTATCCGTGGACAGGAGCATCTGCTGGAGAATATCAAGAGGAAGGTAACAACA GTGTCCAACATTAAGCACGAGGATATGAAGATCAACACCGATGACGTGTCCAAAATAATCACAGATGTCCAGCTCATGAAGGGCAAGCAGGAGTCGATGGATTCGAAAATCTGCACCCTTAAACA TGAGAATGAAGCTCTGTGGAGAGAAGTGGCCAGTCTTCGACAGAAACACTCTCAGCAGCAGAAAGTCGTCAATAAG CTCATTCAGTTTCTCCTCACACTGGCGCGATCCAACAGAGTCCTGGGAGTCAAGCGAAAGAT ACCTCTCATGTTGAATGACAGCAGTACCACACATTCGATTCCCAAATACTCCCGACAGTTTTCCCTGGAGTCTTCTCCTGCTATGTCT CCCTCCACTACAGCTTTCACAGGAACAGGCGTCTTCGCCTCTGAAATGCCTGTGAACACGGGGCCAATTATATCTGACATCACTGAACTTGCACAGTCCAACCCTGTGGCCACAGAAGAATGGATTGAAGACAg AACAAGCCCATTGGTTCACATCAAGGAGGAGCCGtctagccccgcccacagccctGAAGTAGAGGAGCTGTGTCCTGTCGAAGTGGAAGTAGAGGCGGCGTCAAGCATACCTGTggacacgcccctttctccCACAACCTTCATCAATTCAATCCTTCAGGAGAGCGAGCCCATCACGGCCCCGAGCCCACCGCCCATCGAGCAGAAGTGTCTGAGCATCGCTTGCTTGGACAA GACCGAACTCAGTGATCATCTGGAGAGCATCGATCACGGCTTGGAGAACCTTCAGCAGATCCTAAACGCTCAGTCTATTAATTTCGACAGCTCACCCTTGTTTGAT ATTTTCACATCTGCCGCCGCCGACGTGGATCTCGACAGCCTGGCCAGT ATCCAGGATCTTCTGTCTCCTGATCCAGTGAAAGAAACGGACTCCGCTGCAGACTCATCCGATTCAG GTAAGCAGTTAGTTCAGTACACGGCTCAGCCCCTCATTCTTCCCGACCCCATCGCCACGGAAACCACTGGGAATGAGTTGCCCATTCTTCTTGAGCTAGAGGATGACTCTTATTTTGAAACTGAACCTGCTGAAGATCCGACCATGTCACTTTTGAACTTCTCCACGTCCCCGTAA